In Aspergillus chevalieri M1 DNA, chromosome 7, nearly complete sequence, the sequence GTACATACGTACACATTAACGAGCCGATGTATGCCAGAGAATCAAATCGTATAAaatcaagtcaagtcaaatCAATGGTATATAAAATAGATAAAGGTAAGAATGATACAAAACGAAGGGAATGCCTGCCCTGCATTGTGCACCTGCTTGGCGCTTTCTTGTCCCTGTGCACATGCACCTACCTACATCCTCGACCTCAAAACAAATCCCCCTAATTCAAATAGAATAGGACAAAAAGATAATAGTGCGAAAGGGCTTACAGCAAGTAAGCAACCATAACACCCATAACAGCACCGACCATCGAGAACGAAGAACCAACACGGCCAGCAGCGTTCTCGCCAGAGGGGGTAgccgaagccgaagccgACGAGCTGGAGCTCGACGAGTCAGAGGTGCTGGAAGAGCTAGAGCTAGAGTCCGAGTTCGAAGAAGAGCCAGAAGACGGCGACGCAGAAGCACCGCTGCTGGAGCCCGTGCTCGAGGGAGCAGTCAGGAGGGTGTTGGGGATGGAGGTGGTCTGGGTGGTGTTGGAGTCGGAGTCAGATCCGCCAGTGGCAGAAGCAGAGCTGCCGGCAGCAGTGCTGGTCGCGGCAccggcggcggtggtggtagcagcagcggcggcaGTGGTCTTCTCTTCAGACGAgtcagaggaagaagaagtagcagcagcagcgtcAGAGCCAGAGTCGGACGAAGCGGAAGAGGTAGGTTCCGAGTCGACGACGATACCGCCCTCCACGCTGGCGGAGGCGGAGCCGGTGGATTCAGAAGAGGCAGAGCTAGTGGAttcggaggaagaggagtcGGAAGAGGGGGTAGCGGAAACAGCGGGGCCAACACCAGCGACGGGGGTGTCCCCAGAGTCAGACGAGGAAGAGTCGTCCGAGCTAGAGTCAGACGAAGAGGAGTCGCTGGAACCCGAGTCCAACCAAGCCGGGTGATCGGAGCGACGGACGACAGAGGCAGTAGGGGCGGCAGCAGAGCTGGAGCTGGCGCCAGAGCTAGGGGCTTGAGGGACGGTGACGGTCCAGGCGTCGTGGCCGCCGCCTGCGCATTTGTCAGTATCTACATCGCAATCGCAAAATTTATATACAAGAGGGCATACACTTGTCAGCCGGGTAGCCCGGGCAAGGCACCGAGCACTCCTTCTCATCCACCTTCAAGTCCTTGCTAGGCAACTCCTTAACACAAGCGCACTCCTTGCCATCCTTGGTCCCGGAGAAAGCGTAGTTGCGCGAGAGACAGAGGGCCTGGCAGTAAGCGTTGGAGAGGAAAGTCGAGGCCGGGAGGACGAGAGGTTCGGCACCGAGGGACTGGTAGCAGttgttggctgcggcggcggaggcagCCGTGGTAAGAGCGAGAATGGCGACGTTCTTCATTTTGTTTTGTCTATAGTTCAAAGGAGTGACTGAAAATCAAAAGAACGAATGAATAAAGGAATAAGGAATGGAAAAGAACGAAAGTCCTGCGTACACTGTACGAACGAGAGTGGATTGACAAGCAGAAGGActggaaagagaagaaaagaattGATATACATATACCCCTGAACAAACACAGCAGGCTGAAACAAACTATTGAGATCTCCTCGGCTTTTTCCTCGTCACGGTTGACCTTTTGCGTACGATCGGCGCCCCTTTTCGGCGGGTTTAGGGTTGATGACACTACGTCAGGATGTACTCCGAGTCAGATTCTTGCATATTATTCACTGCATAGTAAAATCTCAGTAGAATTGTAGTAGTAGACAAACATACTACACAAATCACGTAGTTACCGACATGCAGGATCTATAACCGACCCCTCCGATAAGAACcttgtactccggagtacactCCAACATATAAATAGCCACAATCCCACTCTTCCCCTCCGCTAATTAAACCACCCAAAATGCGGTCCCTCTTagtcatcctcctccccaccGCCCTGGCCCTGCCTTCATTTCCCTTTTCGGCCTCGGCTCAACGGCCTCTCCAGGATACCTCCGAGATATCATGTCCTCTTGCTCCAAAAATAGCCCCGGATAGCGACGGCTTCTTATCCTCGCTGCATTTCATTCAGGATGAGGGCATTCGCGCGCAACAAGTTGAGCGCCTCTCGCGCGCTGTGCAGGTCGACACGAGCGTTGGCGATGCGGTGACGGATCGCGACAATGAGGCGTTTGCGCCCTTCGTGGACTTTCAGGACCTTCTTCGTGACTTGTTTCCTCTAGTGTATGTCTGAAATCCCCCAGACCGGATCGCATCCCATGTTAATATTGAGCGCAGCCACAAAACCGCCCAACTAGACCACATAAACACCCACGCCCTGCTCTACACCCTCCCCGGCAAACTCCCCCACCTCCAAccaatcctcttcctcgcccaTCAAGACGTCGTCCCTATCGACGACCCAACCGACTGGACCTACCCGCCCTTCTCCGGCCACTACGACGGAACCTACATCTGGGGCCGCGGCGCCAGCGACTGCAAGAACACGCTCATCGGCCTGCTCTCCGCCATCGAAGACCTGCTCAATCAGGGCTTCAAACCATCGCGCACGGTGATTTTTTCATTCGGCTTCGATGAGGAGTCGCACGGTTTCCTAGGCGCCGGGCATCTAGCCCCCGAACTCGAGAAGCGGTATGGAAAAGACAGCATCGCGTTGATCCTGGATGAGGGCGGAAACGGTGTGCAGGTCCTCCccgatgacgaggatgtcGTCTATGCGCTCCCCGCTGTCGGTGAGAAGGGTGCTCTGGATCTCATCCTTGAACTCGCCGTGCCCGGCGGCCATAGTTCCATTCCGCCTGCGCACACGGGAATCGGGATTATGGCGGATATCATCCACACTCTCGAACGCAAGGACCTTTTCGTCCCTGAGTTAAACGAGATTCATCCTACCCGCAAGACATTGGAATGCCAAGTCGTGCATTCGCCCGAACACATCGAGTCGTGGCTGGGACATGCATTGTCGACAAACGATTACCGCAGCCTAGCCGAGAAACTGGGCCAGTCGCGCGGTGACAATTTCCGCGTCACTCTGCAAACAACTCAGGCAACAGATATCATCCGCGGTGGCGTGAAGTCCAACGCATTGCCGGAGAAAATCTCCGCTGTGATCAACTACCGTGTCGCGCTGCATCAGACACCAGACACTGTTATCTCTCGCGCGGTTGACTTGATCACGCCCATTGTGCAAGGATACAATCTCTCGTTCTCGCATCCGTATTCGTCTGGCGAGGGCGAAGGAACGATCAACCATCTCACGCTTAGGCCGCTTTCGTCCCCGCTCGTCCCCGCGCCGCTTAGTCCGACGGATGTCTCCGCGGATCAGATTTGGACTCGGTTCTCGGGTGTGGCGCGCGCAGTGTTTGAGTCGGTTCCTGCTCTTAAGGGGAAGAAGGTTGTTGTGAGTGGGGATGTTATGACTGGGAACACGGATACGCGGTTCTATTGGAATCTGTCGCGGAATATTTACCGCTGGAATCCTAGTCGGGAGAGGTTCctcaacaatatccacacTGTTGATGAGAAACAGTCCATCGATACCCACCTCGAGGGTATGATGATGTATTACGGTATGTCTCCTAACACCACACCTAGGTTTACGACAAAACTAACAAATCAGATCTGATTCGCGCTTTCGACCAATGGGAAGAAACGAATGAATTTGCCCACGAACTGTGATTGACTTCATGATATACGGATACTCCACGGTGATGAACATGACATATGTATGGCAACAGCCGTCAATCCTATATATAACGATCCATATGGTCTAATAATGACCGTAAAGATAGCACCGAACAATGTTACACGAATCGTACTACGTCTCCACGCGCAAAGGATATCATAACCATAGCCTAATTCAAAATTAACAATGCAAACGAGCCGCCCATGACGGGTCTGGCAATAAAGGTGATTCCGGGGTAACTGTTCCGTCAGCATCAATTTACACAAAAATGTCAGGGCGCTTACTCTCCGGTGCTGGTCTCATAAAGATCAGTCATAGGTCGGTTGGTCGGAGTCTTGTTGATCCAGGTAGCTAAGTCCTTGATGAACATGTCGCGAGTCGAGTTCGACGCTACAGCCGCAGCAAACAGTTCCCAATCGCCTAACTTGTTAGCCAGTGAGCTCTGGATGGATAAAGCAGCACCTACTCTTGGTATAACTGTGCCTGGTGTCGAGCGGAACTCCATATGTCGCCTCGACAGTTGGGTAAAACGAACTCTGCATGTCATACACAGACTGCGGAACCAAGTTCAATCCAAGTTCCCGATCAGCGTAAAGGTTGTACAGAAGACCGTGAGATGAGTTGTCTCCATACGACAGAGTGGTGTGCGCAGGTTCGGTGTTGTTGGCAATGCCCAAGGTTTGCCATCTGTCAATGTAATCCTGAGCAACCGTAGTGCGGTTCTCACTGTCGTCAGGATGGTCGGTGATGGAGCTAATGGTCGCCATCGCTTCGATACCGATAATGCCCTTCAGAGCCAAATTGGTTTGGTTGCTATACGCGTTAGTGTGCCTCGAGACTACCACGGAAAATGACTTACGCCAAAGAACCTGCAAAGTCATCGGTCGAAATCTGGTTCGCTGGGTAAATCGCATCCTGGACGAGATAGTTGGTCCACTGAGTGAGCTTGGTATAATGGTCACTCAGATAGGTTGTGTTCCCCGACTTGAGCGCATATGCCAGGGCCATGATGACCATGTTGCCACACTCCTCGAGTGGCATGGGCTCATCGTTACCTTCAGGGTGACCAGTGGCGTTGGGGTAATGCGTGCCAATGTCGTGCATGGCGTAGGCATTGGGATAGTTTCCGGATTCCTGGATCTCATACAGAGGCTTCAAAAGGAGCAGCAGTAATTCTGGATTTGTGTAGAGGAAAACGGGATGTGCCGGGAAGATGACATCGACCGTGTTCATGTTGCCGTTGGAAGAGATCTCCTTCATAAACAAGTAGGGCTCCTCAATGGTACCGGTCAGTTGAGTGGCCGCGAAAGCCTGACGACCACTAAGGGAAGTGATAGTCAAATAATCCTGGCCGGCAGCAGCAATAGAATCACGGGCAACGCGATCATCGAATTCCGAAGACAGCTTGTTGGCTTCCTCATAGTCATGATAAAAGAAGTCGAGCTAGCAAGTTAGCTTTACGTTCATCATTTTACTGTTCGTTCAATGACTTACAGCAGCCAATCCGTCCTTGAAATAGCTCGTCCAGAGAGAAGGCACCGCGCGAGTCCCAGTTGCACCACTGAATTGAATCGCATCTTGCTGGTCCAAACCAATAGTGAACAGCCGGTCAGCCGTCTGAGAGCTGACAGATCCCAAGTCAATGGAAAATCCAAAGACTGGCCAGTTTGTGGAGATGGCACGGTAGTTGTTGTCCTTTGAATTGGACAGCTTTCCGTTCTTTCGAAACGCGCTGCGAACGTCCTCTGCATTTCCCGACTGGTACGTTACGCCGGTCCCGTTATGCGTGGCCCAATACCAAGAACCCCATTCCGACTGATCCCTGGATTCGGAGAAAAGCAACTGAGTTTGGCGTTGGATCTTGTGATAGGCAACTTCATCGTCCGTGACACCATAGTCCCATTGCACAGCAGTACTGCGGTCTCCTGAAACCCATTCTGTGGAGAATCGGTCAGATGGGTGAAACATCATTTTAAATGGGGAATACCCCGCAAAGAGACATACCAGCTGAGATGTCTGAGTACACCTGAACATCATGGGATTGACCATCGAGCGAGGCAACTTCCACGTTGAGATAGGAAAACACCAAAGACTGCCGCTTGAGATCGTTGGGGGTGATGGGCGAGAGGAAAGTAAGATTCAACTGCACTTCGCCGCCAACGTTCATGGTGAAAATACTCTTCGTCGAAGTATACTCGTAGGCCGTCTGATTGACCGTAGTGGTTCCTGGCAGCCCCATCCATGTGTAGGAATTTCCGTCTACACGGATAATACCGGCCCAGCCAATGATTTGGCCTCTGTCAGATGGTCAGTACATGTTTGCGACAAAACAATTCGGGGTTTCTTACTCCCAAAACCTCGGCCATTCACCAGCCAAGTAGCCACCATTACCCCCATCCTGTCCTGCCGGCAACCACGTGCTCAGGTAGGGTGACTTGACAGCCAACGGCAGCGAAGGAGGCCTAGCAGGAGTAAAGGTCGACTCTGCTGTCACCGCAGAGACGAGGGAAGCGACCAAAAGACCGAGACGATAGAGATTCATACTGACGAATAGTAGTTGCTTCAGCAGTCACGCAGAAGCATGGTAGGGATTTTTTTTGAAccgcaaaaagaaagaacccAGGAGAATGAAATTCGTCACCGCTCAGCAAATCGTGGAGAAATGTAAGGAAGGGAGAgggaagggcttgttgtcgGAATGCTGCGCAGATAGGCCTTTTATAAGCGCATACCACAGGTGCTCCGCAGGTGACAAGACAGAACAAGACAAGACAACCGTGACCGCTGCGACCTAAGACCAGAAAAGTAAGCGTCAGAAAGTCTAGACTGCATGATGGATGTGAGATGGGAATCTTCCGAATGTCGTCTGACATGTCAATTGCTGTGGGGTAGacggagaagaggaaagaaaggcAGGGCGTGATACCACTTCAGCCACATGGACCGAGGCAAGGGGAAGGCAAATAGGAGAGATAATGGCGAGGGTGAGAACAGCCAGAGAATACCCGTGCCTAAGGTAGTAGGGTAGCAGTGTATAAACAAAGAAATGCCGGGATGTACATACAGACAGCTGCAGACCGGAATTGGACCGGAGAAAAGATACGGGGTGTTCTGGAATGATTGGGACGAGTCAGTCAGTATCATGGATAACTGCAGAACAGATCAGAAAGGAGAGCCACACATACGTTAGGTTTCTGTTGGTTTCTGCTTGTCTGGGATAACGAATGGCGGTGTAAAGAGTGACTTGAAGCAAATAAGCGAGTGAGTATGATTGATGAGAATAAAGGATgagagaaagggaaaaaaataaaaaaagaagaggagagatgaaagagaacgaagataCCGGGAAGTAAGCCGGCAAGAGCCTCTACCCGAATAGGAAAGCAGCACCGACTATACGCCAGCTATACTAATACTATTCAGTACAGATTACCTCATAAAGAGAACCGAATGTTTGCTAAGAATACTCAATAACCAGTAACCAAACCGCGATCTGACGCGATGTAGCTGCAGTGTGACATTGGCGCTACTATTATTGCTGACTCGGACTCGGTGGACTCGAGATCGAGCATACAAAGATCGGATAGGCAGATTTACATCGGGGCTGCATGTAGGCAACATAATTGGGCAGTAATGGATAAATCACATCGCTGCAGGTACTAGATGACCAGGTCAGGATGCATGCACAGCATAGCCCactactgtacaagtacagcgATACGAGTACTCGGAACTTTGTCGGCAATTATCTACTGGTGTACCAACATATGGAAAATCATGCCTTACATCTGACATTGAGTTAACTTTATCAAATAGGCTTTATCGAGTATCTGTAAGGGCAGTGTGACTATCTCGTCTTCCCAAACAGGTAATAAAAAAGTAATGCCAATGCTCGTCTAAATCAAAGTAGTATTCCAGCAGGAAGCATGAGCAGTCAATGTGATCAAGTCACGCCATCTGCGTTAGTTCAATTATGGAGCAAATTAATCTACCCCAGTCAGCACCAAAATAAACACATGCCCTAATATCTAGTCGGTGCCATAATAGTGATGGCCATGTCTGTCTataatagtagtagtagtagtagtagtagtagtagtagccAAGAGCTTGAAATCCAAGTATGAGCAGTCTAATTTATCCTAGTCATTCGCTAATATCAAATAAACCACCTTAACTAAGAACCAATCATCAATCCATCATCTATCGTAAGTCCATGGTAAAAAGAAACGCAATCACTCCTTATTACAGCTCCTCGCCAACTCAATACAAAACTCCCCCCACTCACTCCCCCCATTAATCGGCAGCACCTCCTCCGCAATCGCCTCCTCAAGTCTCTCCCGATACCTCCTCCGAAACTCATGCTTCACCTGCTCCAGATGCTTAGGCTCCCAATGTAAACGCACGAGCCGTGAAATCAGCAATTCCGAGCGCTCTTTGCCAGTCTGCGATTCGTGGAGTGCCTGGTGCAGGAGCATTGCGTCGCGCATGGGGCGGTTGATGGCACCGTTGAGGATGTGCGCTAGGGTTTCACCCTGAATCAGTTAGTATGCATGTACATATTACGTTGTCAAAGGTAAAGGAAAGATGTAAGGGGAAGGGAGGGACGTACGACAAGATTCGGCGACTTGGAAATCATCGCCTTGGCGAAATTATGCCGGTAAACCTTCTCATAAGTACGCAACACCTCGCGCAGATGCGAGTCGCTCCTCCGCACAATAATAAAGATCATAGCTGTCTCGCCACCGTCGCGGGAGATCAGCGCGCGATGCAACTCCTCCACATCCCGGTCGATCAGTTCCTCATTCATCGGCTGGCGCTCGCTCTGCCGTCCCTCATCCAGCGCGAGTAGCACGGCTGTCCGGAATTTATCAGCTTTCAGCTCTGACTTCATGCACTTCTCGAGACTGTCGTTGTAGCGCGAGTCGCGGAAAGATTCCTTGATGGCGCGGATTTCCGAGTTCCGACGGCCCATTAGCGATTCGATTAGGAGTTCTCGTCGCGAGCTGCCGGATTGGTAGTAGCAGTTTGCCCAGAAGGCTTCTGATTCCCAGCGTCCGAGGGCGGTGGCGTAGCAGACTTTGCCGAAGGGTGTGTTGCCGAGTTTTAGGTGGATGTGTTTGGCGACGTTGACGCCCTTGCCGTGGACTTTGACGTGGTGTTTGTATTCCTTGCGCATGTCGAGAATCTCCTCATCACTCAAACGAGGCAGAATGTGGATGAGTGTCTTGTGGTCGATATGGCGCGTGTGCGAGAGGGCTTCCTGCATCGCAAGTGCATCACGTGTTGGGTTGTAGAACGACACGCGTTTGTTTTGCGATACGCCCGGTGAAATCAGAAGCACGTTGTCAGGCTCCAGGCTCTGCGTGGAACTGTGCCGTTCATGTCGGACCCTGCTCCTCTCGCGTCTGCTGGACCCCTCATCCTTTGACTCCCGGTCATCTCTGGACTTCTTCCGTCTATGTGTTCGCTTCGGATCCAGCGTCTCCGAGTCCGAGAAATCATCTTCCGGTCTAGCAGGAATGACTATGGGCGAGGGCATAGGCGAAATAGTCTGGTACGTGCCCTGATATGGTTCCTGCAGAGGACTGGCCGGTCGCTGGCTTGGGTCGGGTCTATCAACGGTGAGGTTGGCAGACGACACTGAGTTGCTGGGTGGGCGGGTGCGGCCTCCCGGCGTGATTTCCACGTAGTGATGGTCATTGCTTGTCGTAGGAGCTTGTCCCGTCGACACGGAAATCTGAGGCTTCGCAGGACGCTTCGGTGGAGGAGTCGGCGCAGCCGGTGCCGGCGGCGCAGGCGCTGCGGGGGGTCGTGAAGCTGGTGGTGCAGGTGCAGCCGGTGGAGGTGCAGGTTTCTGGTGGCTCGAGCTAGCAGCGGGCGGCCTGGAGGGTTGCGGCACCGCAGGATAGCTAAACGGCCTCGATGAATTCTTCGAACCATACCTTATATTGGGATCAATCTGCGCGTATTGGAACGGCGGAAGATTCGCATACGCCGGCCGCGGGGGTCCCTCCCCCGACGAAGTATGAGGAGCCGGCGCATAAGAACCCGGATTATACGCGCCCGTCGTAGATGAATAAACCGGACTCGCACTATAATGCGCGCTATGAGGCACATAGGCATTTGTGTACGGCGCTGGATTCGCATACTGCGGCATAGGCGGCCCTGTCGTAGCCGGCTGCGATGTCTCAGGAGGCGGGAAAGCCCCAGGCATAGAAGAATGCTCTTCGCCCTGCGACGATGGCGGCACGAAACCCGGCATCTCACACTCC encodes:
- the anxc4 gene encoding annexin ANXC4 (COG:S;~EggNog:ENOG410PG1M;~InterPro:IPR037104;~go_function: GO:0005509 - calcium ion binding [Evidence IEA];~go_function: GO:0005544 - calcium-dependent phospholipid binding [Evidence IEA]), encoding MSLQVNGPWSRGRSSSRTRERSKSRGARSRSRVSSAVPRTSKSSLTSLDDNPPRSRSRGPRSSRAPSAVRGHRSKSRSRYDIDTEGGDGGNASDYYRRGTSRRPRREYYHSGDEGDDGQEASYYLKSTPSTGSKFDKKAEESDDSSVDERLAYGDMPGERKKSSNRRSKFWSTLRDSATELAQQAVAAQAAQNKPESPKPNLPPRPGSQPLPEAPGPGYARPEPFKYGYASPQQHNYPTYPPTSSAMPSNWAPIPECEMPGFVPPSSQGEEHSSMPGAFPPPETSQPATTGPPMPQYANPAPYTNAYVPHSAHYSASPVYSSTTGAYNPGSYAPAPHTSSGEGPPRPAYANLPPFQYAQIDPNIRYGSKNSSRPFSYPAVPQPSRPPAASSSHQKPAPPPAAPAPPASRPPAAPAPPAPAAPTPPPKRPAKPQISVSTGQAPTTSNDHHYVEITPGGRTRPPSNSVSSANLTVDRPDPSQRPASPLQEPYQGTYQTISPMPSPIVIPARPEDDFSDSETLDPKRTHRRKKSRDDRESKDEGSSRRERSRVRHERHSSTQSLEPDNVLLISPGVSQNKRVSFYNPTRDALAMQEALSHTRHIDHKTLIHILPRLSDEEILDMRKEYKHHVKVHGKGVNVAKHIHLKLGNTPFGKVCYATALGRWESEAFWANCYYQSGSSRRELLIESLMGRRNSEIRAIKESFRDSRYNDSLEKCMKSELKADKFRTAVLLALDEGRQSERQPMNEELIDRDVEELHRALISRDGGETAMIFIIVRRSDSHLREVLRTYEKVYRHNFAKAMISKSPNLVGETLAHILNGAINRPMRDAMLLHQALHESQTGKERSELLISRLVRLHWEPKHLEQVKHEFRRRYRERLEEAIAEEVLPINGGSEWGEFCIELARSCNKE
- the gta1 gene encoding glutaminase GtaA (COG:S;~EggNog:ENOG410PHIS;~InterPro:IPR033433,IPR032514,IPR014870;~PFAM:PF17168,PF16335,PF08760;~SECRETED:SignalP(1-19)); the protein is MNLYRLGLLVASLVSAVTAESTFTPARPPSLPLAVKSPYLSTWLPAGQDGGNGGYLAGEWPRFWEGQIIGWAGIIRVDGNSYTWMGLPGTTTVNQTAYEYTSTKSIFTMNVGGEVQLNLTFLSPITPNDLKRQSLVFSYLNVEVASLDGQSHDVQVYSDISAEWVSGDRSTAVQWDYGVTDDEVAYHKIQRQTQLLFSESRDQSEWGSWYWATHNGTGVTYQSGNAEDVRSAFRKNGKLSNSKDNNYRAISTNWPVFGFSIDLGSVSSQTADRLFTIGLDQQDAIQFSGATGTRAVPSLWTSYFKDGLAALDFFYHDYEEANKLSSEFDDRVARDSIAAAGQDYLTITSLSGRQAFAATQLTGTIEEPYLFMKEISSNGNMNTVDVIFPAHPVFLYTNPELLLLLLKPLYEIQESGNYPNAYAMHDIGTHYPNATGHPEGNDEPMPLEECGNMVIMALAYALKSGNTTYLSDHYTKLTQWTNYLVQDAIYPANQISTDDFAGSLANQTNLALKGIIGIEAMATISSITDHPDDSENRTTVAQDYIDRWQTLGIANNTEPAHTTLSYGDNSSHGLLYNLYADRELGLNLVPQSVYDMQSSFYPTVEATYGVPLDTRHSYTKSDWELFAAAVASNSTRDMFIKDLATWINKTPTNRPMTDLYETSTGDYPGITFIARPVMGGSFALLILN
- a CDS encoding WSC domain-containing protein (InterPro:IPR002889;~PFAM:PF01822;~SECRETED:SignalP(1-18);~TransMembrane:1 (n4-12c17/18o337-355i)), encoding MKNVAILALTTAASAAAANNCYQSLGAEPLVLPASTFLSNAYCQALCLSRNYAFSGTKDGKECACVKELPSKDLKVDEKECSVPCPGYPADKCGGHDAWTVTVPQAPSSGASSSSAAAPTASVVRRSDHPAWLDSGSSDSSSSDSSSDDSSSSDSGDTPVAGVGPAVSATPSSDSSSSESTSSASSESTGSASASVEGGIVVDSEPTSSASSDSGSDAAAATSSSSDSSEEKTTAAAAATTTAAGAATSTAAGSSASATGGSDSDSNTTQTTSIPNTLLTAPSSTGSSSGASASPSSGSSSNSDSSSSSSSTSDSSSSSSSASASATPSGENAAGRVGSSFSMVGAVMGVMVAYLL
- the cps1 gene encoding Gly-Xaa carboxypeptidase (COG:E;~EggNog:ENOG410PHSC;~InterPro:IPR001261,IPR017141,IPR002933,IPR011650, IPR036264;~MEROPS:MER0001269;~PFAM:PF01546,PF07687;~SECRETED:SignalP(1-24);~go_function: GO:0004181 - metallocarboxypeptidase activity [Evidence IEA];~go_function: GO:0016787 - hydrolase activity [Evidence IEA]), encoding MRSLLVILLPTALALPSFPFSASAQRPLQDTSEISCPLAPKIAPDSDGFLSSLHFIQDEGIRAQQVERLSRAVQVDTSVGDAVTDRDNEAFAPFVDFQDLLRDLFPLVHKTAQLDHINTHALLYTLPGKLPHLQPILFLAHQDVVPIDDPTDWTYPPFSGHYDGTYIWGRGASDCKNTLIGLLSAIEDLLNQGFKPSRTVIFSFGFDEESHGFLGAGHLAPELEKRYGKDSIALILDEGGNGVQVLPDDEDVVYALPAVGEKGALDLILELAVPGGHSSIPPAHTGIGIMADIIHTLERKDLFVPELNEIHPTRKTLECQVVHSPEHIESWLGHALSTNDYRSLAEKLGQSRGDNFRVTLQTTQATDIIRGGVKSNALPEKISAVINYRVALHQTPDTVISRAVDLITPIVQGYNLSFSHPYSSGEGEGTINHLTLRPLSSPLVPAPLSPTDVSADQIWTRFSGVARAVFESVPALKGKKVVVSGDVMTGNTDTRFYWNLSRNIYRWNPSRERFLNNIHTVDEKQSIDTHLEGMMMYYDLIRAFDQWEETNEFAHEL